Proteins encoded within one genomic window of Spirulina major PCC 6313:
- a CDS encoding RNA polymerase sigma factor, RpoD/SigA family — protein MPTANLSTAPKAVSTDLVRTYLQEIGRVPLLTHEQEIRYGKQVQQMMELLAHQEQLVEECDREPSLAEWADRAQLNETELQDQLNQGKLAKRAMIEANLRLVVSIAKKYQKRNMEFLDLLQEGALGLERGVEKFDPTRGYKFSTYAYWWIRQAITRAIAQQSRTVRLPIHITEKLNKIKKTQRELAQELGRRATPKDIAIALEMEPSQVRDYLTVARHPLSLDMRVGDNHDTELSELLEDEDASPDDYATQESLRQDLQSLISELTPQQRRVIILRYGLEDGNPLSLAKIGEQLSLSRERVRQLEQQALNQLRKRRARVQEYIAS, from the coding sequence ATGCCAACAGCAAACCTCTCAACTGCACCCAAAGCGGTCTCCACGGATCTGGTGCGTACCTACCTCCAAGAAATTGGGCGTGTTCCTTTGCTCACCCACGAGCAAGAAATCCGTTACGGGAAGCAAGTTCAGCAGATGATGGAACTGCTTGCCCACCAAGAACAGTTGGTCGAAGAGTGCGATCGCGAGCCGAGCCTGGCTGAATGGGCAGACCGCGCCCAACTCAACGAGACGGAACTGCAAGATCAACTGAACCAAGGCAAACTAGCCAAGCGGGCGATGATCGAAGCTAACTTGCGCCTCGTGGTCTCGATCGCGAAGAAATACCAAAAGCGCAACATGGAGTTCCTCGATCTGCTCCAAGAAGGCGCGTTAGGGCTAGAACGCGGGGTCGAAAAATTTGATCCGACCCGTGGCTATAAATTTTCCACCTATGCCTATTGGTGGATTCGTCAGGCGATTACCCGCGCCATTGCTCAACAATCGCGCACCGTCCGTCTGCCGATCCACATCACCGAAAAACTCAACAAAATCAAGAAGACCCAGCGCGAACTGGCTCAAGAATTGGGTCGCCGCGCCACGCCGAAGGACATTGCGATCGCCCTTGAAATGGAACCCAGCCAAGTGCGGGACTACCTCACCGTGGCGCGTCATCCCCTGTCCTTGGATATGCGTGTCGGGGACAACCACGACACCGAACTGTCGGAACTCCTCGAAGATGAAGACGCTTCCCCCGATGACTACGCCACCCAAGAATCCCTCCGTCAAGACTTGCAAAGCTTGATCTCGGAACTCACGCCCCAACAGCGACGGGTGATCATCCTCCGCTACGGCTTAGAAGATGGTAATCCCTTGTCACTGGCTAAAATTGGTGAACAACTCAGCCTCAGCCGGGAGCGTGTTCGGCAACTCGAACAACAAGCCCTGAATCAATTACGCAAGCGTCGGGCACGGGTTCAAGAATATATCGCGAGTTAA
- the hisIE gene encoding bifunctional phosphoribosyl-AMP cyclohydrolase/phosphoribosyl-ATP diphosphatase HisIE — protein sequence MTIASHLSAAIPLDQIRFNDQGLVPAIAQDHLDGTVLMLAWMNQASLAKTLETGEAWYWSRSRQELWHKGATSGHLQRVQSMRYDCDSDALLLSIEQVGDIACHTGERSCFHQVGGDKQAPGANMVSELYDVICDRRDHPNPDSYTCTLLAGGDNKILKKIGEESAEVVMACKDDDPDAIAGEAADLLYHTLVALAHHNVPFRAVLEKLAERRR from the coding sequence ATCCCACCTTTCCGCTGCTATCCCCCTCGATCAGATCCGGTTTAATGACCAGGGCCTTGTGCCGGCGATCGCCCAAGACCACCTCGACGGCACGGTGTTGATGCTGGCCTGGATGAATCAAGCGTCATTGGCCAAAACCCTGGAAACGGGTGAGGCTTGGTATTGGAGCCGTTCCCGCCAAGAACTCTGGCACAAAGGCGCAACCTCTGGCCATCTCCAACGGGTGCAGTCAATGCGCTACGACTGCGACAGCGACGCGCTGCTCCTATCCATTGAACAGGTGGGAGATATCGCCTGTCATACCGGGGAACGGAGTTGTTTCCACCAAGTGGGTGGGGATAAACAAGCACCGGGGGCAAATATGGTGTCAGAACTCTATGACGTGATTTGCGATCGCCGTGACCACCCCAACCCCGACTCCTACACCTGCACACTCCTGGCCGGGGGCGATAACAAAATCCTCAAGAAAATCGGTGAAGAATCTGCCGAAGTGGTGATGGCCTGTAAAGATGATGACCCGGATGCGATCGCGGGGGAAGCCGCCGATCTGCTCTATCACACCCTCGTTGCCCTTGCGCACCACAATGTCCCCTTCCGCGCCGTCCTCGAAAAACTTGCCGAACGTCGCCGTTAA